The Bernardetia sp. ABR2-2B DNA window GAAATTCTTTCAGGAGAAAGCAATAAAACCCTAGAAACCTGCACACATATTTGGTATGAGCTTACTCAAAATCATTTTGATAGAAATTCTATTTTAATCAATCTGGGTGGAGGTGTTATTGGAGATATGGGTGGTTTTTGTGCCTCTACGTATAAGCGTGGGATTGATTTTATTCAGATTCCGACAACACTTTTATCACAAGTAGATGCTAGTGTGGGAGGAAAGTTAGGTGTCGATTTTAATGGATTCAAAAATCATATAGGACTTTTCAAGATTCCTTCAAAAGTATGGATTCATACACCTTTTTTGAAAACATTATCTCAAAATGAAATTCGTTCGGGTTTTGCAGAGGTTATAAAACATTCTCTTATCGCAGATAAAGAGGAGTGGGATAATCTCCTAAAAGTTGAAAAAATAGATGATAATTTTGAAAATCAAAGCTTGTTTTGGGATAAAATAGTAGCTCATTCTGTTGTTCTAAAAGCTAACGTTACAGAAGCTGACCCAACTGAAAAAGGACTTCGAAAAATTCTTAATTTTGGTCATACAATAGGACATGCCATTGAGTCTTATTTTATAGAAGAAAGTAAAAAAGAAAATAAGAAGAAAAACAACCCTACACCTGTTTTTTTACATGGAGAAGCTATTGCGCTTGGTATGATAGCAGAGAGTTATTTTTCAGCTTATTTGTGCAAAGAAATATACCCTAGTCAAAAATTTATTTCAGAAAATGATTTTACAGTAATAAAAAAGTATATTTCATCTGTTTTTGAAGATACAATAATAGCTTTCAGAAGTGCTATCCAAGAAGAAAATAGAGTAAATGAAATAATCAAATGGGCAAAGCAAGACAAAAAAAATGCTCAAAATAGAATACTGACCTGTGCTTTAGAAGAAATTGGAAAGGCAACATTTGATATTTCTATTTCAGAAAAACAAATTTTGGAATGCTTAAAACAGATTTAAGAAAATGTTGGATAAAATATTGCTATAATTTCAAAGTAAAGTAATATGCAACTAATTTGATGTTGGCATTTTATATATACTTAAAAATAGTTCTCGAAACTCAATTACGGAACAGTATAATAATAGCGATACCAATAACTACAAAACTCAACTTTTAGAGGAAATAATGATATTTTTGTATAAGGTGTTCTTGTTCATTCGTTTGCTCACAAATGAATTTGTCGCTTCCTCAGAAGCGTCATTTTGTGCTTTAATCACGCTTCTGAGGAAGCGTTTTTGTTCAGTTCTGGGGAACTAAACACACATGAATAATTAACCGTGATAACATTTAATAAAATTAAATTTGTTTTTTTTATATAAAAGCAGTTGTACTTGCCTTTATAATTTGTGTTTTCAAGAAATAAATAGCTTCTTTGAACTAGATAACTGTTTTTATATCAAAATTTAGTACATTTAAAATTGTATTATTGAAGTTGTTTAAGAATATAGATTTTTCCTTAGAATTGGGTTTGCAAATCCAACTCTAATGGAAAAATAACCTAGCCTTTGTTGGTATTTTAGCGAAGCGACACCAACAAATACACGTATAAAACCTATTCTTAAACAATTTTATTAATAATTAGGGGACAAAAACAAATTATAAAAACTCTGTTTGTATGAATAGTTGTATTAATAATGGGAAATATCAACCAAGAATTAGAACGTTTACAACTGATTTCAGATTTTCTGAAAGGTAAATTTTCTGCCAAACAATTAGAAAAATTTAATAAAAGGCTAGAAAATGATCCTGTTTTAAAAGAGGAGTTGTATAAACATAAAAAGCTCGTGGAACTCTTAAAAAAGAAACAAGAGCAAAATATTGCTTCTTTATTAGACCCACAAAACGATATTGATTATATGAAAAAAGAACGTACTTATAGAAGAAACCAGCTTCGAGAAGAACTTGAAAAAATCAAAGAACAAAAAACAGAACAACAAAAAGATTGGGAACGAAAAGTAGCGCAATCTAATCAACCTTCTATTTATAAAATGGCTGCTATATTTGCTTTAGCTATTGCTATTGGTGGAGGTGTTTTTGTCGTAGCAACGAGTCTTATTGATTCACAAAATACAATAGCACTACAAGCAGAAATAGATGCGCCGACTCTTGTAGAGGTTGAAACAGACCCAACTGATGCCTTAAACAAAACAAACGATAACTCTCTTTTCTCCTCCAAGAATAAAGAGGTAATAGTAGAAAAATCAGTAAAAGAACAAGATATAAAGACTACTCCCAAACAGAAAAATAATAACTTAGAAAAAGAAAATCTAATTGCTTATCAGCCGATAGCTGAATTAGAAAGTAAGCTCAAACAGAATACTCGTAGCTCAATTAATTTAAAGTCTCCCAATATTTTTGTAGAAAATTATACAGGAAACTTGATTTTTGAATGGAATGGAATAAGTGAAGAAGAAATTTATTTGGAAGTTATTAATTCAAAAAAAGAAACAACAACTTTCGAAAATCTAGAAAGCCCTTTTGATTTAGACCAACAACTTGAAAAGGGAATTTATTATTGGGTTCTTCAAACAGATAGCGAAGTAATAAAAAGAGGAAAGTTTTTGGTTAAGTAATCAAATTATATTGAGGTTTTTTTAGTTTGTTGAGTATTAATACTTCATTATCCATTTTTTCTGTTCTTCTGTATCTGGAATATTTACTCCCCTAGCCTTACTTACTTTTTCAATAGCTTCTTGATTTGAAAGTCCTTGCTCTATCAAAATAGCAGAACACAGCATTCCTACACGTCCAATTCCTGCTCTACAATGAACAATTATTTTTTTGTTTTTATCAAGAATACTGTTAATTTTTTTGGTCAATTCTCTAATCTGAATGGTTTGCTTTTCAGTGGGAATACTTCTATCAATTATTGGAATTGAAATAAAATCAATCTCATATTTCTCGCAAATTGCTTTTTCATTCTGCAATCCTAAATCAAATTTTTCTTCTTTTGTGAGCAAACTAACTACAATAGTTACTTTTAGATTAGAAAAGTTGATGATGTCCTCTTCCAAGTTTTCATCTGAATTTGGTTTTGGCATAATCGCCAACTTTTCAGTAATCCAAAATATTCTTGTTTTCATAATTTTAAATATAAAACCTTATCACGGTTTGTATTAAGGTAGTTCAGACATCTTGTCTGAATATAAAAAGTAGTATTTTATCCTATCCAATAGTCTGGAAGACTGTTATACAAAAATAACCGTGATAACTTTTATAGATTTGATTACTTTTGTGATATGAATCCTATTTATTTTTTAGTCTATCTTTTCCCACTTCTTAGTTTTCTAATTACTTTTTTAAGTGCTATCTTTTTTTCAAAGGCAAAAGAAGATACAGTTTCAAAAAAAAGTATAGAATATATTGCTTTGGGTTTTTCTTTTTTTGCTCTACTTGCCACAAGTACACAACTTTTTGAAGTTTTTACTACTAATAAAATACTTTCAGATTCTTTTCTTTGGGCAAATACAGGAACAAGAGAAATAAAGATTTTATTGAAAATAGATTCCCTAACAGCATTTTTTCAGTTTTCTGTTAGCTTAATTGTTTTTGCTGTTCATATTTATTCTCTAGCTTATATAAAAATAAAGAAAACATTTTATTACGGAGTTTTGGGACTTTTCGTTTTTGCGATGCAATTTCTCTTAGCACAAGACAACTTAATTTTATTCTTTGTTTTTTGGGAACTTATCGGACTAGCTTCGTTTCTTTTGATTGATTTTGATAAGACAGAAAAGTCTGCTCGTGCTTCTACAAAGGCTTTTCTTCTCAATCGTCTTGGAGATGTTGGTTTGCTTATTTCTATTGCTTTGCTTTTTGAGTTTTCACTTTCAATTTCTGAACTTAGAACAATTTTTATTTCTATCCCATATTCTACAAAAGTAATTATTTCAATAGGAATTTTATTGGCTGCCTTTGTAAAGTCTGGGCAATTTCCTTTCTCTACTTGGCTTTTTGATGCGATGGAAGCCCCTACTTCTATTTCTGCACTTCTACATGCTGCAACGATGGTAGCTGCAGGTGTTTATCTTCTGATTCGACTAGAATTTGTCTTTGAAGAAGTCAAAATTATTTCAGAGATTTTAGTTTGGGTAGCTCTTTTTTCTGCCATTTTTTCGGCTCTAAGTGCATATTTTATCACAAATTTAAAACAACAACTAGCAGCCTCTACGGTTTCGCAGCTTGGTTTTATGACAATTGCAGTTGGTGTTGGAGCTTGGCAGGCTGCTGTTTTACATCTTTTTACACACGCTTTTTTTAAAGCAACACTCTTTTTAGGAGCAGGATTTCTAATTGAAAAAAATGGAACTAAGGAACTTATAAAAATGGGAAAAGATAATTATAAAAAACTTCCCTCATTCTTCATAGTTTATGGTTTTGCATTGGCAGCCTTGGTTGGTTTGCCACCCACATCAGGTTTTTTGTCTAAAGAATGGATTTTGAAAGAAGCTTTATCCAACCATTTTTTCATCGGAGTTGGACTTTTGATAGCTACTTTTCTGACAGCCTTTTATGGAGGAAGACAACTTCAATTATTATTTTTTAACGATAACGAAAATGATAAAATCAATCAAAATTCTATTTCTAAAAATCAAAAGTTGCTTTGGTACTTGCCTTTAGTTCTCCTTTTTATGGGTAGTTTTTGGTTTGCTTTTTCATTTCAGCCTCTCAAACCAGATGAAAGTTATTGGATAGAACAACTTCCAAAATTATTTTCAAATGCACCTGAATATATCAAAGTTTGGCTTCCTATTTTGGCTGCTTTCCTAACTTTTCTAGGACTTACTTTAGGCTTTTCTAAAAAACTAAATCAAAGAATAATTGAAATAGAATTTCTACCACAAGTCAAGAATTATTTCCTTTGGCAAGATAAATTTTTCATTCTTTGTTTTTGGAAACCAATTACTCAAATAGCTTTATTAACAACTCAAAAAGAACCCCCTATCACAACTCAAAAATTTGCAGAGTTTTGGAGACATATAGCTTCAATCTGCTCTTTATTTGATAGAAAATTGGATTCTTTTATTGATAGATTTTCAAAAATAATTGTTGTTTTAGGATATTTTTTAGCTTGGGTTGATAAGTATATTATTGACTTTGCTACCCATTTTTTTGTGTTTGTTATTGATTATGCAGGAAAACAGTTGAAGAATTTGCAAAATGGAAAAGTACAGTTTTATCTTTTGATTGTGATTTCTGTTTTCATTTATTTGTTATTTTGGTTGATATAGCATATTTGGCAGAAAATAAGAGCTTGTTTAAATTTTTATAGTGAAAATGAAAGACCACGAAGTAGTACCGAAGGTAAATTTCAGTCCAATCAAGGCATTTTTGAGAAGAATAGTGAACTATTTAACGATAAAATAACGAAGAATGGGCTGAAATTACTCATTTGAAGCCGAAAGAAAAATTTTTAAACAAGCTCTAAGACAAAATATACAATAAAAACATTGTAGCTTACTTTTTGTTCTTTTATTGAGATGATATAAAACATTCAAAAATAAATACGTTTTATTTTGTCTCTCTATAAAAGAATTATGAAATACTGAAGGAATACTTTTAATAGCACTTCATAGTTCAATACAAAAAAACAAATTATGGCTTACGTAAAATTATATAAGAAGAAATTAGAACATAACCACGCATTTTTAAACAAATTATTCAAACAAGAAGGGGTAGAATGGGGGGTAGTAACCAAATTATTTTGTGGAACAGAAAAATACCTTCAAGAAATAGTAGATTTAGGAGTAATAGAGGTACACGATTCAAGAATTAGCAATCTCAAAAAACTAAAAGAATTGAAACCTGATATTCAGACTGTTTATATAAAACCTGCTGCAAAGAGAAGTATTCTAGATATTATTTCGTATGCTGATGTGAGTTTGAATACTGAATTTGATACAATAAAAATGCTTTCAGATGAAGCTCAAAGACAAGACAAACTTCATAAAATTATTATTATGATAGAAATGGGCGACCTTCGTGAAGGTGTAATGCCTGATGATGTCGTAGAATTTTATGCTCAGATATTTAAGCTTCCCAATATTCGTGTTATTGGTTTAGGGACGAATTTAAACTGTCTGCATGGCGTTTTACCTTCCGAAGATAAGCTCATTCAGCTTTCACTCTACAAAAAAATTATAGAGCTTACCTTTGGTAGAGAAATTCCTTGGGTCTCGGCAGGAACGACCGTAACGATGCCTTTGCTTATAAGAAAACAGCTTCCGAAAGGAGTAAATCATTTCAGAATTGGAGAGGCACTTTACTGGGGAAATGATATTTTCACAGGTGGTTATATCGATGGAATGGAAACCGATATTTTAGAGTTTTTTGCTGAAATAGTAGAAATTACTGAAAAGCCACTTATTCCAACAGGTGTCTTGGCAGAAAATCCAAGTGGAGAAATGTTTCAAATCAATGAAGAAGATTACGGAAAAATGTCGTATCGTTGTATTATTGATGTTGGTTTGCTTGATGTTCGTCCTGAATTTTTGATTCCAAAAGATGAAACAATTGAACTAGTGGGAGCAAGTTCGGATATGCTTGTTATCGATTTAAAAACAAATCCAAATAATTATAGAATTGGTGATGTGGTATCTTTTAAGCTCAAGTATATGGGGGCACTTTCTCTCATGAATTCAAATTATGTGGAGAAGATTGTGGAGTAGAAAGCAGAAATAGAGGTTGTTTAAGAATGGACTTTAGTAGATATATTTGTTGGTGTCGCTACGCTAAAACACCAACAAAGGCTGTGTTATTTTTCCTTAGAACTGGGTTTGCAAACCCAGTTCTAAGGAAAAATGAGTATTCTTAAACAACTTCATAAAAAGCAGAGCATAAAAAAAGAAATGTCTTATAAATTTTGGTTTATAAGACATTTCTTTTTCAATTTCTACAAATTATTATCAATTATTTTTTGCCTCTCTTTCTGTTCTCTTTCTAAAGTAGATTTTTTGCGTTCTTGTACTGCTTCTGTTACTTTATCAGTCGGACAAGGATAGTCAAACAAACATTTATCTTTGATTGCTTTTTCTACAATTTCAGGAACCATCTTTTCCCAACCTTCTTTTCCTGTTTTTATCATCTCTAATACATTATCAGAGAAAATATGAAGGTTTTCAGTATTGATATTCTGAATGGTAGCTAATTTTTGAGTTTCTAATAAATACTTGTATAAAAAGGTCTGCTTGGGAGAAACCTCAAAATCCTCACAACCCAGTATCTTTTCTGTACCTGGAATGCGTGATGGATAAACATACATTTTTACATTTGAGCCAAATAATTTTCCGAAGGCTTCCAAAATCCCACCATTCAAGTTTGTATAAAATTCGTCTTCAAAAACATCTGCAAGTGAATAAATTCCTAAAATAATTCCAATTTTCTTTCCACGAGTAAAGAGCGATAAGTATTCTACCAAACGATAATATTCTTGATAGTTAGAAATAATTACAGTCTTTCCCATCGAACACAGAATATCTACTCTATCCAAAAAGTCTTCATCACTAATTGTTCCTTCTGCACGAAGGTTGGCAAGGGTAAGTTCTACCAAAACCAAAACATCTTTATTGGCTACATCAGGCTCATCTTTAAACATATCCAAACCTCTATCTAACATATCGACATTTACGTGTGTTGGTGGACGAAAACGACCACGAAGAGCCAAAATATTTTTCTTATAAAGAGCTTCTGAAGGCTGCAAAACATTTCCATTTGAGCCAAACATTGCAGCATTACTCATTCCATTTTTTACTAACTTCAAACTCATCAAACGGTTATCTACGTCTTCAAAATCGCCACCAGTCATTCTAAACATATCAATCTCTACTCTATCTCTAGAAAGATTATCCATCAGCGATGTAAGCATCATATCA harbors:
- a CDS encoding TonB-dependent receptor, encoding MSNTNSTTTVKDRLLTTKQKALKINLDASIYGSFAEIGAGQEVAAQFFKAGAASGTIAKTMSAYDMAFSDAIYGAEESGRYVCESRLIKMISHEYRLVEERLREHRPDTCFFALSNTIEVLNYNKTNRGHGWIGLRFQLKPNTPPNEVIIHINLLDNHKFLQEQVVGIIGVNLMYACFYHSHNPDMMLTSLMDNLSRDRVEIDMFRMTGGDFEDVDNRLMSLKLVKNGMSNAAMFGSNGNVLQPSEALYKKNILALRGRFRPPTHVNVDMLDRGLDMFKDEPDVANKDVLVLVELTLANLRAEGTISDEDFLDRVDILCSMGKTVIISNYQEYYRLVEYLSLFTRGKKIGIILGIYSLADVFEDEFYTNLNGGILEAFGKLFGSNVKMYVYPSRIPGTEKILGCEDFEVSPKQTFLYKYLLETQKLATIQNINTENLHIFSDNVLEMIKTGKEGWEKMVPEIVEKAIKDKCLFDYPCPTDKVTEAVQERKKSTLEREQKERQKIIDNNL
- a CDS encoding alanine/ornithine racemase family PLP-dependent enzyme, whose translation is MAYVKLYKKKLEHNHAFLNKLFKQEGVEWGVVTKLFCGTEKYLQEIVDLGVIEVHDSRISNLKKLKELKPDIQTVYIKPAAKRSILDIISYADVSLNTEFDTIKMLSDEAQRQDKLHKIIIMIEMGDLREGVMPDDVVEFYAQIFKLPNIRVIGLGTNLNCLHGVLPSEDKLIQLSLYKKIIELTFGREIPWVSAGTTVTMPLLIRKQLPKGVNHFRIGEALYWGNDIFTGGYIDGMETDILEFFAEIVEITEKPLIPTGVLAENPSGEMFQINEEDYGKMSYRCIIDVGLLDVRPEFLIPKDETIELVGASSDMLVIDLKTNPNNYRIGDVVSFKLKYMGALSLMNSNYVEKIVE
- a CDS encoding proton-conducting transporter membrane subunit, giving the protein MNPIYFLVYLFPLLSFLITFLSAIFFSKAKEDTVSKKSIEYIALGFSFFALLATSTQLFEVFTTNKILSDSFLWANTGTREIKILLKIDSLTAFFQFSVSLIVFAVHIYSLAYIKIKKTFYYGVLGLFVFAMQFLLAQDNLILFFVFWELIGLASFLLIDFDKTEKSARASTKAFLLNRLGDVGLLISIALLFEFSLSISELRTIFISIPYSTKVIISIGILLAAFVKSGQFPFSTWLFDAMEAPTSISALLHAATMVAAGVYLLIRLEFVFEEVKIISEILVWVALFSAIFSALSAYFITNLKQQLAASTVSQLGFMTIAVGVGAWQAAVLHLFTHAFFKATLFLGAGFLIEKNGTKELIKMGKDNYKKLPSFFIVYGFALAALVGLPPTSGFLSKEWILKEALSNHFFIGVGLLIATFLTAFYGGRQLQLLFFNDNENDKINQNSISKNQKLLWYLPLVLLFMGSFWFAFSFQPLKPDESYWIEQLPKLFSNAPEYIKVWLPILAAFLTFLGLTLGFSKKLNQRIIEIEFLPQVKNYFLWQDKFFILCFWKPITQIALLTTQKEPPITTQKFAEFWRHIASICSLFDRKLDSFIDRFSKIIVVLGYFLAWVDKYIIDFATHFFVFVIDYAGKQLKNLQNGKVQFYLLIVISVFIYLLFWLI
- a CDS encoding dual specificity protein phosphatase family protein — protein: MKTRIFWITEKLAIMPKPNSDENLEEDIINFSNLKVTIVVSLLTKEEKFDLGLQNEKAICEKYEIDFISIPIIDRSIPTEKQTIQIRELTKKINSILDKNKKIIVHCRAGIGRVGMLCSAILIEQGLSNQEAIEKVSKARGVNIPDTEEQKKWIMKY
- the aroB gene encoding 3-dehydroquinate synthase — encoded protein: MQTTRVADLPSYITFESLEKITALLQNRQVAVLVDENTKRDCYPILYKVFENAKLPKPLLIEILSGESNKTLETCTHIWYELTQNHFDRNSILINLGGGVIGDMGGFCASTYKRGIDFIQIPTTLLSQVDASVGGKLGVDFNGFKNHIGLFKIPSKVWIHTPFLKTLSQNEIRSGFAEVIKHSLIADKEEWDNLLKVEKIDDNFENQSLFWDKIVAHSVVLKANVTEADPTEKGLRKILNFGHTIGHAIESYFIEESKKENKKKNNPTPVFLHGEAIALGMIAESYFSAYLCKEIYPSQKFISENDFTVIKKYISSVFEDTIIAFRSAIQEENRVNEIIKWAKQDKKNAQNRILTCALEEIGKATFDISISEKQILECLKQI